In one Alnus glutinosa chromosome 12, dhAlnGlut1.1, whole genome shotgun sequence genomic region, the following are encoded:
- the LOC133851795 gene encoding uncharacterized protein LOC133851795 — MDALTGTDMERNRCQFWLPKKIRFCSNTPLNDSLFCGNHSPRSNGQWIPCPLDPSHSVLKDNLEGHVKRCPLLKQVQSLTLQPFYQKGVNAGRDEEEEDVDNVSSETKRAALYSMSVPEFFELIEKIESVHGLICKDIRDSYKMPEACNMWIKGEVDGKLPFQEKHVMQQASILGNLEEFGVLRNDVGREQCGSEGEKNGVPAVVEFGAGRGYLTQMLADCYGIERVFLVERKSYKLKADRSLRQKESLILERLRIDIEDLNLNAVESLQGVPYLAIGKHLCGPATDLTLRCCLAEHSSPDNVEHYSSNQNLRGLAVATCCHHLCQWKHYINKKYLSNLGITKEEFHAITWFTSWAVDADHGSDLPDVIDAKLHLELIQKEACSGDANGVEDITRNMKAVERAVLGFMCKQIIDMGRLTWVKECGFETQLVRYVPSTISPENHLLIARHANNF; from the exons ATGGACGCACTAACAGGAACGGACATGGAGAGGAACCGCTGCCAGTTCTGGCTTCCCAAGAAAATCAGATTCTGCTCCAACACCCCTCTCAACGATTCCTT GTTCTGTGGCAACCACAGCCCCAGGTCCAATGGCCAGTGGATACCCTGCCCACTAGACCCTTCTCA CTCCGTACTCAAGGATAATCTTGAAGGGCATGTTAAGAGATGCCCATTACTCAAACAAGTTCAATCCTTGACTCTCCAACCCTTTTACCAAAAGGGCGTCAATGCTGGcagagatgaagaagaagaggatgtgGATAATGTATCTTCAGAAACGAAGAGGGCTGCTCTTTATAGTATGAGTGTGCCTGAATTCTTTGAATTGATTGAAAAGATTGAATCTGTTCATGGGTTGATATGTAAGGATATCCGTGACTCGTATAAGATGCCTGAAGCTTGCAATATGTGGATTAAGGGAGAAGTAGATGG GAAATTGCCATTTCAGGAGAAACATGTTATGCAACAGGCATCGATTCTTGGGAACTTGGAAGAATTTGGGGTGTTGAGGAATGATGTTGGGAGGGAACAATGTGGCTCTGAGGGTGAAAAAAATGGTGTCCCTGCAGTGGTTGAGTTTGGAGCAGGGAGAGGATACTTGACACAAATGCTTGCAGACTGTTATGGGATCGAAAGGGTTTTTCTAGTTGAGAGAAAGTCATACAAGCTGAAG GCTGATCGATCTTTGCGACAGAAAGAGAGCTTGATATTAGAGCGTTTGAGAATTGACA TTGAGGATTTAAACTTGAATGCTGTTGAGTCTTTGCAAGGAGTTCCTTACCTGGCTATTGGTAAACATCTCTGCGGACCTGCTACAG ATTTGACTCTAAGATGTTGCCTTGCTGAACATTCTAGCCCAGATAATGTTGAACACTACAGTAGTAATCAAAATCTGAGAGGTCTAGCTGTAGCAACATGTTGCCATCATCTTTGCCAGTGGAAGCACTACATAA ataaaaaatatttatcaaatttgggAATCACCAAGGAAGAATTCCATGCAATTACATGGTTTACCAGCTGGGCAGTAGATGCTGATCATGGTTCAGATCTTCCTGATGTTATTGATGCCAAATTGCATCTAGAATTGAT TCAAAAGGAAGCATGCAGTGGGGATGCAAACGGAGTTGAAGACATTACGAGGAACATGAAAGCAGTTGAAAGGGCGGTCTTAGGGTTTATGTGCAAGCAGATTATCGACATGGGGAGATTAACGTGGGTCAAGGAATGTGGTTTTGAAACACAACTTGTCAGATATGTTCCTTCTACTATCTCTCCGGAAAACCATTTACTGATTGCCAGACATGCTAATAATTTTTGA
- the LOC133851145 gene encoding S-adenosylmethionine synthase 2 produces METFLFTSESVNEGHPDKLCDQISDAVLDACLAQDPDSKVACETCTKTNMVMVFGEITTKANIDYEKIVRDTCRVIGFVSDDVGLDADNCKVLVNIEQQSPDIAQGVHGHFTKRPEEIGAGDQGHMFGYATDETPELMPLSHVLATKLGARLTEVRKNGTCPWLRPDGKTQVTVEYYNDNGAMVPVRVHTVLISTQHDETVTNDEIAADLKEHVIKPVVPEKYLDEKTIFHLNPSGRFVIGGPHGDAGLTGRKIIIDTYGGWGAHGGGAFSGKDPTKVDRSGAYIVRQAAKSIVAGGLARRCLVQVSYAIGVPEPLSVFVESYGTGKIPDKEILKIVKESFDFRPGMITINLDLKRGGNGRFLKTAAYGHFGRDDPDFTWEVVKPLKWEKPQS; encoded by the coding sequence ATGGAGACCTTTCTATTCACATCTGAATCAGTCAACGAGGGTCACCCTGACAAGCTGTGCGACCAGATCTCTGATGCGGTGCTCGATGCCTGCCTTGCCCAGGACCCCGACAGCAAGGTTGCCTGTGAGACATGCACCAAGACCAACATGGTCATGGTCTTTGGAGAGATCACTACCAAGGCCAACATAGACTATGAGAAGATTGTCCGTGACACATGCCGTGTTATTGGATTTGTTTCTGATGATGTGGGTCTTGATGCCGACAACTGCAAGGTCCTGGTCAACATCGAGCAGCAGAGCCCTGATATTGCCCAGGGTGTCCACGGACACTTCACCAAGCGCCCTGAGGAGATTGGTGCTGGTGATCAGGGTCACATGTTTGGTTATGCTACTGATGAGACCCCTGAGCTTATGCCTCTTAGCCATGTCCTTGCGACCAAGCTCGGAGCTCGCCTCACTGAGGTCAGGAAGAATGGCACCTGCCCCTGGTTGAGACCTGATGGTAAGACCCAAGTGACTGTTGAGTACTACAATGATAATGGTGCCATGGTTCCAGTCCGCGTCCACACCGTCCTCATCTCCACCCAGCATGACGAGACCGTCACAAACGACGAGATTGCTGCTGACCTTAAGGAGCATGTTATCAAGCCTGTCGTCCCTGAGAAGTACCTTGATGAGAAGACCATCTTCCACCTTAACCCCTCAGGCCGCTTTGTGATTGGTGGCCCTCATGGTGATGCAGGTCTCACTGGCCGTAAAATCATCATCGACACTTATGGTGGCTGGGGAGCCCATGGTGGTGGTGCTTTCTCTGGAAAGGACCCAACCAAGGTGGATAGGAGTGGTGCCTACATTGTCAGGCAGGCTGCCAAGAGTATTGTAGCAGGTGGGCTTGCTCGCAGGTGCCTCGTGCAGGTCTCTTATGCCATTGGTGTGCCAGAGCCCTTGTCGGTCTTTGTTGAATCATATGGAACTGGAAAGATTCCTGACAAGGAGATCCTCAAAATTGTGAAAGAGAGCTTCGACTTCAGGCCTGGAATGATCACTATTAACCTGGACCTCAAGAGGGGTGGCAATGGTAGATTCTTGAAGACTGCTGCCTATGGACACTTCGGAAGGGATGACCCAGACTTCACCTGGGAGGTTGTGAAGCCCCTCAAGTGGGAGAAGCCCCAATCTTAA